From Microcystis aeruginosa NIES-2549, a single genomic window includes:
- a CDS encoding vWA domain-containing protein — protein MPIGVAEFVENQENRCPVVLLLDTSGSMQGEPIKALNDGIKTFQEDVMRDTQATLSVETAIVTFGKGGVKTVQDFVGIDQFTPPTLSAGDLTPMGEAIELALDLIEDRKAIYRNNGIQYYRPWIFLITDGAPTDQWNLAAQRVKQAEAENRVLFFSVGVQGADMEKLKQISNKPPVLLNGLDFRELFQWLSNSMKRVSGGKIGAAIALPPVNWGQITT, from the coding sequence ATGCCGATTGGTGTGGCTGAATTTGTCGAAAATCAGGAAAATCGCTGTCCTGTGGTACTACTACTAGATACCTCTGGTTCAATGCAAGGGGAACCGATTAAGGCTCTCAATGATGGCATCAAAACCTTTCAGGAGGATGTGATGCGGGATACCCAAGCGACGTTGAGCGTAGAAACCGCCATTGTCACCTTTGGTAAGGGAGGGGTTAAAACCGTGCAAGATTTTGTCGGGATTGACCAATTTACGCCACCTACTTTAAGCGCAGGAGACTTAACCCCGATGGGAGAAGCGATTGAATTGGCCTTAGATTTAATCGAAGATCGTAAAGCGATTTATAGAAATAATGGTATCCAATATTATCGCCCCTGGATATTTTTAATTACTGATGGTGCGCCTACGGATCAATGGAATCTGGCAGCGCAACGGGTAAAACAAGCAGAAGCAGAAAATCGGGTTTTATTTTTTTCTGTAGGTGTTCAGGGGGCCGATATGGAGAAGCTCAAACAGATTTCTAATAAACCCCCTGTGTTACTCAATGGTTTAGATTTTCGGGAATTATTTCAGTGGTTAAGTAACTCAATGAAACGAGTTTCTGGTGGTAAAATTGGAGCGGCGATCGCTTTACCACCAGTGAATTGGGGACAAATTACCACCTAG
- a CDS encoding PP2C family serine/threonine-protein phosphatase — protein sequence MWRTLCQSVVGSFHVQTGLPCQDYGDYKLLGQDVLIGAVADGAGSAKHSDLGAKITVKAALQFLEYKLKKTALAATGTEAELKEIFRRLLAYVQQILQEEAEKEQLDINDLATTLLVVLVTSKRLAAMQIGDGFIVFKPLGGNYQLLFQPDKGEYINETTFVTSSNALEDMQIKVLTEPVAFICVATDGVEKVSIDYKNWQPFPPFFQPLEEYLQQTETPLQEDLKEFLKREDLNKLTTDDKTLLLAFCLRN from the coding sequence ATGTGGAGAACATTATGTCAGTCAGTGGTCGGTAGTTTTCACGTCCAAACGGGATTACCCTGTCAAGATTACGGTGATTATAAATTATTGGGTCAGGATGTTTTGATTGGAGCCGTGGCCGATGGGGCCGGTAGTGCCAAACATTCGGATTTAGGGGCGAAAATAACAGTTAAAGCAGCGCTGCAATTTTTAGAGTATAAGCTCAAAAAAACAGCATTAGCTGCCACTGGAACTGAAGCGGAATTAAAGGAAATATTCCGGCGACTGTTGGCTTATGTTCAGCAAATTCTCCAAGAAGAAGCCGAAAAAGAACAGTTAGACATTAATGATCTGGCGACAACTTTACTGGTTGTTTTGGTTACTTCAAAACGATTAGCGGCGATGCAGATAGGAGATGGTTTTATTGTGTTCAAACCTCTGGGAGGAAATTATCAGTTATTGTTTCAGCCTGACAAGGGTGAATACATCAATGAAACCACTTTTGTTACTTCTAGTAATGCTTTGGAGGATATGCAAATAAAAGTTTTAACCGAGCCAGTTGCCTTTATTTGTGTGGCGACGGATGGAGTGGAAAAGGTATCGATCGATTATAAAAATTGGCAGCCTTTTCCTCCTTTTTTTCAGCCATTAGAGGAATATTTACAACAGACAGAAACGCCATTGCAAGAAGACCTCAAAGAATTTTTAAAGCGGGAGGATTTAAATAAGTTAACAACCGATGATAAAACCTTACTCCTAGCTTTTTGTTTAAGAAACTGA
- a CDS encoding nucleotidyltransferase family protein, which produces MKIDELLKNKREKIIAIAAKHGANNVRIFGSVARGEADEKSDIDLLIDYCSERRSPWFPLPLIRELEALLGCKVDIVTEQGLKDRIRERVLKEAIPIALIKLV; this is translated from the coding sequence ATGAAAATTGACGAATTACTCAAAAACAAACGAGAAAAAATTATTGCTATTGCGGCTAAACACGGCGCAAATAACGTGCGAATTTTTGGTTCTGTTGCACGGGGAGAAGCTGACGAAAAAAGCGATATTGATTTATTAATTGATTATTGTAGCGAACGTCGGAGTCCCTGGTTTCCCTTGCCGTTAATTCGAGAACTCGAAGCCTTGTTAGGCTGTAAAGTTGATATTGTTACCGAACAGGGACTTAAAGATAGAATCAGAGAGCGGGTACTAAAAGAAGCAATACCCATCGCTCTAATAAAACTCGTATAA
- a CDS encoding FitA-like ribbon-helix-helix domain-containing protein yields the protein MTDENIDYSDIPPLGDEFLTQETVSFSTSKQQLTIQPMADLIVRNIDEAIVKALKKRASQHGISAEAEHRQILEKALLQPQRKSLAEVLRQIPNVGNDSDFDRVQDDTAKPVFD from the coding sequence ATGACGGATGAGAATATCGATTATTCTGATATTCCGCCATTAGGTGATGAATTCCTTACCCAAGAAACAGTATCTTTTTCGACATCAAAGCAGCAATTAACTATACAACCTATGGCAGATTTAATCGTCCGCAATATCGATGAAGCCATCGTCAAAGCTCTCAAAAAGCGAGCCAGCCAACACGGGATCAGTGCCGAAGCCGAACACCGCCAAATCTTAGAAAAAGCCTTGCTGCAACCGCAACGAAAATCCCTAGCAGAGGTGCTACGCCAGATTCCCAACGTTGGCAACGATTCAGACTTTGATCGCGTTCAAGATGACACAGCCAAACCAGTATTTGATTGA
- a CDS encoding SUMF1/EgtB/PvdO family nonheme iron enzyme, giving the protein MSLTYRCQLQNRWITLTQELADSGEAKVWHTNFNGYLAKIYHNPHNERVDKLQLMVRNRPSDPNVHLNHISFAWPYSILEDNQGKVVGFLMPEVVGSETLLKLCTPIMRRKYKLETNWYILHVVARNIAAIIEAIHLKGYVLGDIKLENILVNNRALPTIIDTDSFQVSDPDSGKIYRCLVGSEGFTPAELIGVNIADVNQTEVHDRFRLGVVIYYLLFSGPPFRGLWQGGGDSLEQSELIRRGLWPFSGDKLLVPSNTTIPLNILHPDLHALFLRCFNEGHKFPHRRPTAKEWCDTLEAARQEVIPCGKVDNHYYSRRYGKCYWCERFSDLNLDIFPGNSIATVTPTPSPKVVPPPPPRIPPPRWSRRKVLINLGLVTVGTVASNIFAQLFRQNPTPSPSPRPSSSPSPPSPRPLAPPFTEKLPNRVTLEMVSLPAGEFLMGSPDSDPNARDNEKPQHQVKVNSFAIGKYPVTQAQYQAVMGTNPSRFQNNPQNPVEKVSWNDAQAFCRKLSQITGKTYRLPTEAEWEYACRAGTTTRYYFGDDANQLGDYAWYKGNSQAKTHPVGQKRANAWGLYDMSGNVWEWCEDDWHDNYIGAPKDGSAWLKNGNDNRSPLRGGSWYIDPYSCRSAYRYYFIRRVLYDYPYFNGFRVVCGAGRTL; this is encoded by the coding sequence ATGTCTTTAACTTATCGCTGTCAACTACAGAATCGCTGGATTACACTGACGCAAGAACTGGCCGACAGTGGCGAGGCGAAAGTATGGCACACTAACTTTAATGGGTACTTAGCGAAAATCTACCACAATCCCCATAATGAAAGGGTTGATAAATTACAGTTAATGGTGAGAAATCGTCCCAGTGATCCTAACGTTCATCTTAACCATATTTCCTTCGCTTGGCCCTATTCTATCTTGGAAGATAACCAGGGAAAAGTCGTTGGTTTTTTAATGCCAGAAGTGGTGGGTTCAGAAACATTATTAAAGCTTTGTACGCCCATAATGAGAAGAAAATACAAGTTAGAAACTAATTGGTATATTCTTCATGTAGTAGCGCGGAATATAGCCGCTATTATCGAAGCAATTCACCTTAAAGGTTATGTTTTGGGAGACATCAAGCTAGAAAATATCTTAGTGAATAATCGGGCGTTGCCTACAATTATTGATACAGATTCATTTCAAGTATCAGATCCGGATAGCGGTAAAATATATCGGTGTTTAGTTGGCTCAGAAGGATTTACACCGGCGGAATTAATCGGAGTGAATATAGCAGATGTAAATCAAACAGAAGTGCATGATCGCTTTCGATTAGGAGTTGTTATTTATTATCTATTATTTAGCGGGCCGCCGTTTCGGGGATTGTGGCAAGGAGGAGGGGATTCCCTGGAACAGTCGGAACTAATTCGACGGGGACTATGGCCTTTTTCTGGTGATAAATTGCTTGTACCTAGTAATACTACCATACCATTAAATATTTTACATCCCGACTTACACGCCTTATTTTTGCGCTGTTTTAATGAGGGACATAAATTCCCCCACAGACGACCGACGGCTAAGGAATGGTGCGATACTTTGGAAGCTGCACGACAAGAGGTTATACCCTGTGGCAAAGTTGATAATCATTACTACAGTCGCCGTTACGGAAAGTGTTATTGGTGTGAGCGATTTAGTGATTTAAATCTTGATATTTTTCCGGGGAACAGTATCGCTACTGTGACACCTACACCGTCACCTAAAGTAGTGCCACCACCTCCCCCACGCATACCTCCTCCAAGATGGTCGCGTCGTAAAGTTTTAATAAATTTGGGTTTAGTTACAGTAGGGACAGTCGCTAGTAATATTTTCGCTCAGTTGTTTCGTCAGAATCCTACTCCTTCTCCTTCACCTCGTCCTTCAAGTTCTCCATCTCCTCCTTCACCTCGTCCTTTAGCTCCTCCATTTACCGAAAAACTACCCAATCGAGTCACACTAGAGATGGTGAGCTTACCAGCAGGTGAGTTTCTCATGGGTTCTCCTGACAGTGATCCCAATGCTCGCGATAATGAAAAGCCTCAACACCAAGTTAAAGTAAACAGTTTTGCTATTGGGAAATATCCAGTGACTCAGGCACAATATCAAGCGGTAATGGGAACCAATCCCTCTCGGTTTCAAAATAATCCCCAAAATCCGGTAGAAAAGGTTAGTTGGAATGACGCTCAAGCCTTTTGTCGGAAATTGAGTCAGATAACAGGGAAAACCTATCGTCTCCCCACAGAAGCGGAATGGGAATATGCCTGTCGTGCGGGGACAACTACTCGCTATTATTTCGGTGATGATGCCAATCAGTTAGGAGATTACGCTTGGTATAAAGGAAATTCTCAGGCTAAAACTCATCCTGTGGGCCAGAAAAGGGCCAATGCTTGGGGACTGTATGATATGAGTGGCAATGTTTGGGAGTGGTGCGAAGACGATTGGCACGATAACTATATCGGAGCGCCAAAGGATGGCAGTGCTTGGCTAAAAAATGGTAATGATAATCGTTCTCCATTGCGGGGCGGTTCTTGGTACATCGATCCTTATAGCTGCCGTTCTGCTTACCGCTACTACTTCATCCGCCGCGTCCTCTACGACTACCCCTACTTCAACGGTTTTCGGGTGGTGTGCGGTGCTGGGAGGACTCTGTAA
- a CDS encoding TVP38/TMEM64 family protein has protein sequence MIISKFLPLGKTVIIRHLLLLTTFSLVFFLTTPPAFALESSASTAFNPQTILFHALTWVDSLGAVGAIAFIIIYILATVAFFPGSILTLGAGVVFGLVLGSFYVFIGATIGATAAFLVGRYLARGWVAEKIQGNSKFQAIDEAVGKEGLKIVLLTRLSPIFPFTLLNYAYGVTGVSLKDYLLGCAGMIPGTIMYVYIGSLAGNLATIGTSAATNPVLSWTIRLIGFIATVAVTLYVTKIARQALASVISE, from the coding sequence ATGATTATTTCTAAGTTTTTGCCCTTGGGAAAAACTGTGATTATCAGGCATTTACTGTTATTAACTACATTCAGCCTTGTTTTTTTCCTGACTACTCCCCCCGCTTTTGCCCTCGAATCCAGTGCCTCCACCGCTTTTAATCCTCAAACTATTCTTTTCCATGCCTTAACTTGGGTGGATAGTTTGGGGGCTGTGGGAGCGATCGCGTTTATAATTATCTATATTCTAGCTACTGTGGCCTTTTTTCCAGGTTCAATCCTAACTTTAGGGGCTGGTGTGGTTTTTGGCTTGGTTTTAGGCTCTTTTTACGTCTTTATCGGGGCAACTATCGGCGCTACTGCCGCTTTTCTGGTGGGACGTTATCTGGCTAGGGGTTGGGTGGCGGAAAAAATTCAAGGTAATAGTAAATTTCAAGCTATCGATGAAGCTGTGGGGAAAGAAGGCTTAAAAATAGTGCTTTTAACCCGTTTATCTCCCATATTTCCCTTTACTCTGCTCAATTATGCCTATGGTGTCACCGGGGTTTCCCTGAAAGATTATCTACTAGGTTGCGCGGGCATGATTCCGGGGACGATAATGTATGTCTATATTGGCTCTTTAGCGGGCAATCTTGCCACTATCGGAACCTCGGCAGCCACTAACCCAGTTTTATCATGGACTATTCGTCTTATCGGTTTTATCGCTACCGTTGCCGTCACCCTCTACGTCACAAAAATTGCCCGTCAGGCCCTAGCATCAGTTATCAGTGAGTAA
- a CDS encoding cytochrome P450 translates to MKILPKVKAPTFVQMAQWIINPVGFMENAARKHGDIFSTKVGLTVDNFIFVSSPAALQQVLTNDRKQFSAPGEANRIIAPIIGDYSVVMLDGDIHKKRRQLLLPPFHGERMRFYGDLIRDITLRVMAELPQNQPFKARSATTAIALQVIMEAVFGISQGERYQTLKKILAEMLDIFNSPVMASLLFFPILRADFGAWSPWGKYQRFQEKIDDIIYTEIAERKANPNPNRTDILSLLMSAWDEEGNPMSDKELRDELMTLLFAGHETTATAMSWALYWTHRYPEIQAKILQEIATLGDNPNPIDITRLPYLSAVCSETLRIHPVGMLTFPRVVQEPVELDGYPLEKGTILMGCIYLAHHREQTFPDSHTFKPERFLEKQFTPYEYMPFGGGARRCIGEVLAIYEMKIAIATILANYQLTLVNNTPEKPSRRGLTLAPSRGVPMVLKGRREPLVTAPMLAEIS, encoded by the coding sequence ATGAAAATCCTCCCCAAGGTCAAAGCCCCCACCTTCGTGCAAATGGCACAATGGATCATTAATCCCGTGGGTTTTATGGAAAATGCCGCCCGCAAGCATGGCGATATTTTTAGCACAAAAGTGGGTTTAACTGTAGATAATTTTATCTTTGTCAGTAGTCCTGCGGCTCTACAACAGGTTTTAACTAATGACCGGAAACAATTTTCGGCACCGGGGGAAGCTAATCGGATTATTGCCCCGATTATTGGTGATTATTCCGTCGTCATGTTAGACGGAGATATCCACAAAAAACGTCGTCAGCTTTTATTGCCACCTTTTCACGGGGAAAGAATGCGTTTCTACGGCGATTTAATCCGCGATATTACCCTGAGAGTAATGGCAGAATTGCCCCAAAATCAACCTTTTAAAGCCCGTTCAGCGACCACAGCGATTGCTTTACAAGTAATTATGGAGGCAGTTTTTGGAATTAGTCAAGGGGAACGTTATCAAACCCTGAAAAAAATTCTGGCTGAAATGCTCGATATTTTTAACTCTCCGGTGATGGCTTCTTTGTTATTTTTTCCAATTTTGCGGGCTGATTTTGGTGCTTGGAGTCCCTGGGGAAAATACCAGCGTTTCCAAGAAAAAATTGATGATATTATCTATACAGAAATTGCCGAAAGAAAAGCTAATCCTAACCCCAATCGCACCGATATTTTATCACTACTGATGTCAGCCTGGGATGAAGAAGGCAACCCGATGAGCGATAAGGAATTGCGCGATGAATTAATGACCTTATTATTCGCAGGTCATGAAACCACCGCCACCGCTATGTCTTGGGCGCTCTACTGGACTCATCGCTATCCAGAAATTCAAGCAAAAATTCTGCAAGAAATAGCCACTTTAGGAGATAATCCTAACCCCATTGACATAACTCGATTACCCTATCTTTCGGCAGTTTGTTCGGAAACTTTACGCATTCATCCCGTGGGAATGTTAACTTTCCCGCGAGTAGTGCAAGAACCGGTAGAACTAGATGGTTATCCTTTAGAAAAAGGGACAATTCTTATGGGTTGTATTTATCTGGCCCACCACCGCGAGCAAACTTTCCCCGATTCCCATACTTTTAAACCAGAACGCTTTTTAGAAAAACAATTCACCCCCTACGAATATATGCCTTTTGGTGGTGGAGCGCGTCGTTGTATCGGGGAAGTTTTAGCCATCTACGAGATGAAAATCGCTATCGCCACAATTTTGGCTAATTATCAGTTAACTCTAGTTAATAATACCCCCGAAAAACCCAGCCGTCGCGGTTTAACCCTTGCTCCCTCGCGAGGAGTTCCCATGGTCTTAAAAGGACGACGGGAACCTCTGGTGACTGCCCCCATGCTCGCCGAAATTTCTTAA